In one Gopherus evgoodei ecotype Sinaloan lineage chromosome 1, rGopEvg1_v1.p, whole genome shotgun sequence genomic region, the following are encoded:
- the GCC1 gene encoding GRIP and coiled-coil domain-containing protein 1: MEKFGMNFGGGPSKKELLETIESQKKQLLQYRTRLKDVVRAYKSLLKEKEALEASLKVLSVSHETDIGLSGAHLEDVASSNVSFADSADDRSSVHSEDSMGTATSVDTAASLTSAKGELGIEEERTTAGASLMKSEEASGSESGVSTGSGDVPATANEADKRVLQLKTQLSTLTSSLATVTQEKSRMEASYLADKKKMKQDLDEASKKAEEERSKLEAEMKCVQEQLAETKARLITQQHDRAQEQSDHAIMLRELQKLLQNERTLRQDVELKLEETREALAGRVYMADRMEESELQTKQLSRVVEELKRELQAVQEENSKPDPRLQELQDEMSGLKSHFQAQLLQEMRKTAQAEEQLRQHAQMEERRVASLESQVSEVSELLGTYEKAKQKDQMTIQKLKDRIVQLDLENKTLAIAASSRSPMDIHIEEASLDVNVLKDKMEKLKKLLQMAAKKSQPTLDIEKLCELELPKGTETGDGEKATALYYQQELKQLKEEFERYKMRAQVVLKNKSAKDGNLAKELEDTQEQLAELKEKYVALRLSCEEMEKQHKQEMEAKKQEVSHLQQVHRQDLEKCQLDYMERALKLEEEMHKQRDRALAVLSEKDQELEQLRSLAIPYGLQGSKNYLPPGSDISGDDLMGAISSENLTQALHLAATNETTFFLYAEQLARKEVEIVALRKQKHKLEKEVHQLQERLLVEEEKHREEVSTLQDHIQKNLRDKSREGANLEYLKNIVYRFLTLPDSLGRQQTLTAILTILHFSPEEKQVIMRHSANSSWWLSGKR, translated from the exons ATGGAGAAGTTTGGCATGAACTTTGGGGGCGGTCCTAGCAAAAAAGAGCTTTTGGAAACTATCGAATCTCAGAAGAAACAGCTTCTTCAGTACCGGACTCGCTTGAAGGATGTTGTTAGAGCCTACAAGAGCTTGCTCAAGGAAAAGGAAGCCTTGGAAGCTAGCTTAAAAGTGTTGTCCGTGTCTCATGAGACAGACATTGGCCTGAGTGGAGCTCACCTTGAAGATGTTGCCAGCTCCAATGTTTCCTTTGCTGACTCTGCTGATGACAGGAGTTCTGTTCATAGTGAAGACAGCATGGGGACAGCTACAAGTGTGGACACTGCAGCCAGCTTGACCAGTGCCAAGGGTGAACTGGGGATAGAAGAGGAGAGAACCACAGCTGGGGCTTCCCTTATGAAATCAGAGGAGGCGAGTGGATCAGAGAGTGGTGTCAGCACTGGCAGTGGGGATGTGCCCGCCACTGCTAATGAGGCTGACAAAAGGGTGCTCCAGCTGAAGACTCAGCTGTCCACCTTGACCAGCTCTCTGGCTACAGTCACCCAAGAGAAATCCCGCATGGAAGCCTCATACCTAGCAGACAAGAAAAAAATGAAGCAGGACCTGGATGAGGCCAGCAAAAAGGCTGAGGAAGAGAGGAGCAAGTTGGAGGCAGAGATGAAGTGTGTCcaagagcagctggcagagaccAAAGCTCGTCTAATCACACAGCAACATGACCGGGCCCAAGAGCAGAGTGACCATGCCATTATGCTGCGGGAGCTACAGAAGCTGCTGCAAAATGAGAGGACCTTGCGCCAGGATGTGGAGCTAAAGCTGGAGGAGACCAGGGAAGCACTGGCTGGAAGGGTGTACATGGCTGACCGTATGGAAGAGTCTGAACTGCAGACCAAGCAGCTGAGCAGGGTGGTGGAGGAGCTGAAGAGAGAACTGCAGGCTGTGCAGGAAGAAAACAGCAAGCCAGACCCCCGTCTGCAGGAGCTGCAGGATGAGATGTCCGGCCTCAAGAGTCACTTCCAAGCACAGCTGCTGCAAGAGATGAGAAAG ACTGCACAGGCAGAAGAGCAGCTCCGTCAGCATGCCCAGATGGAGGAGCGCCGAGTGGCCAGCTTGGAGAGCCAGGTCTCTGAGGTGTCAGAGCTGCTTGGCACTTACgaaaaagccaaacaaaaagaCCAAATGACCATTCAGAAACTAAAGGACCGCATTGTGCAGTTAGACCTGGAAAACAAGACTCTGGCCATCGCTGCTTCCAGCCGATCCCCAATGGACATTCACATTGAGGAAGCCAGCCTGGATGTTAACGTTCtgaaagacaaaatggagaagctgAAGAAGCTGCTGCAAATGGCAGCCAAGAAGAGTCAGCCCACCCTGGACATAGAAAAGCTctgtgagctggagctgccaaAGGGCACTGagactggggatggggagaaggctACTGCTCTGTATTACCAGCAAGAGCTGAAGCAACTGAAGGAGGAATTTGAAAGGTACAAGATGAGAGCACAAGTGGTCCTCAAGAACAAGTCAGCCAAAGATGGCAACCTGGCCAAAGAGCTAGAGGACACCCAGGAACAGCTGGCTGAGCTGAAGGAGAAATACGTTGCACTTCGGCTCTCCTGTGAGGAGATGGAAAAGCAACACAAGCAAGAAATGGAAGCCAAGAAGCAAGAGGTGTCCCACCTTCAGCAGGTTCACAGACAGGACCTAGAGAAATGCCAGCTGGATTACATGGAAAGGGCACTAAAGCTGGAGGAAGAGATGCACAAGCAGCGGGACAGAGCACTGGCTGTGCTGTCGGAAAAGGACCAAGAGCTGGAGCAGTTGAGGTCTCTAGCCATACCTTATGGTCTTCAAGGATCCAAAAACTACCTACCACCAGGGAGTGACATTAGCGGTGATGATTTAATGGGTGCAATCTCTTCTGAGAACCTCACCCAGGCTCTGCATCTTGCTGCCACCAATGAGACCACTTTCTTTCTATATGCAGAGCAGCTGGCCCGGAAAGAGGTAGAAATTGTAGCCTTAAGGAAGCAGAAGCACAAACTGGAGAAGGAAGTTCACCAACTCCAAGAGAGACTTTTGGTTGAGGAAGAGAAGCATAGGGAAGAGGTATCCACCCTTCAAGACCATATTCAGAAGAACTTAAGGGATAAGAGCAGAGAGGGAGCCAACCTGGAATATCTCAAGAACATTGTCTATCGGTTCTTGACTTTACCAGACTCACTGGGCCGTCAGCAGACTCTAACTGCCATATTGACTATACTGCACTTCAGTCCAGAGGAGAAGCAGGTTATTATGAGACATTCAGCTAACAGCAGTTGGTGGCTTTCTGGGAAGAGATGA
- the ARF5 gene encoding ADP-ribosylation factor 5 — MGLTVSAIFSRIFGKKQMRILMVGLDAAGKTTILYKLKLGEIVTTIPTIGFNVETVEYKNICFTVWDVGGQDKIRPLWRHYFQNTQGLIFVVDSNDRERVQESADELQKMLQEDELRDAVLLVFANKQDMPNAMAVSELTDKLGLQTLRSRTWYVQATCATQGTGLYDGLDWLSHELSKR; from the exons ATGGGCCTCACGGTCTCCGCCATCTTCTCTCGGATCTTCGGCAAGAAGCAGATGCGGATTCTCATGG TCGGCTTGGACGCTGCTGGTAAAACCACCATCCTGTACAAGCTAAAGCTGGGTGAGATCGTCACCACCATCCCTACCATCG GATTCAATGTTGAGACAGTGGAATACAAGAACATCTGCTTCACCGTCTGGGATGTCGGTGGCCAGGACAAAATCCGACCCCTGTGGAGACACTACTTCCAGAACACACAG GGCCTCATATTTGTTGTGGACAGCAATGACCGAGAGAGAGTGCAGGAGTCTGCAGATGAGCTGCAGAAgatg CTGCAGGAGGATGAGCTGCGGGATGCAGTCTTGCTGGTGTTTGCGAACAAGCAGGACATGCCCAATGCAATGGCAGTGAGCGAGCTGACCGACAAGCTGGGCCTGCAGACACTCCGcagcagaact TGGTATGTGCAGGCAACGTGTGCAACCCAGGGCACTGGTCTCTATGACGGACTGGACTGGTTATCGCACGAGCTCTCCAAGCGCTAG